In Bacillus kexueae, the following proteins share a genomic window:
- a CDS encoding argininosuccinate synthase — MSKPKVVLAYSGGLDTSVAIKWLQEKGYDVVAVCLDVGEGKDLEFIKEKALQVGAVQSYVIDAKKEYAEEYALIALQAHALYEGKYPLVSALSRPLIAKKLVEIAETTGAVAVAHGCTGKGNDQVRFEVSIQALNPQLKVLAPVREWKWSREEEIEYAKKHDIPIPINLDSPYSIDQNLWGRSNECGILEDPWAAPPEDAYELTAPIELTPDEADVIEIEFTKGVPVAINGEYLPLDELILHLNQLAGKHGVGRIDHVENRLVGIKSREVYECPAAMTLLKAHKELEDLTLVKEVAHFKPIIEQKITELIYNGLWFSPLKQALEAFLKETQKHVTGTVRVKLFKGHAIVEGRKSAYSLYDEKLATYTSDDSFDHDAAVGFISLWGLPTKVNSIVKTKKVEV, encoded by the coding sequence ATGTCGAAACCAAAAGTCGTTTTAGCTTATTCCGGAGGTTTAGATACGTCCGTTGCTATTAAATGGTTACAAGAGAAAGGATATGATGTTGTTGCAGTTTGTTTAGATGTTGGGGAAGGAAAGGATTTAGAGTTTATTAAAGAGAAGGCACTACAAGTAGGAGCGGTTCAATCATATGTCATCGATGCAAAAAAGGAATATGCAGAAGAGTATGCTTTAATTGCACTTCAAGCTCATGCATTATATGAAGGAAAGTATCCGCTCGTATCCGCTCTTTCACGCCCGCTTATTGCGAAAAAATTAGTTGAAATTGCTGAAACGACTGGAGCGGTAGCAGTAGCGCATGGATGTACAGGGAAAGGAAATGATCAAGTTCGTTTTGAAGTTTCCATTCAGGCACTGAATCCACAGCTAAAAGTATTGGCACCGGTGAGAGAATGGAAATGGTCACGTGAAGAAGAAATCGAATACGCGAAAAAGCATGATATTCCGATTCCGATTAATTTAGACAGTCCTTATTCCATCGACCAAAATTTATGGGGACGTAGTAATGAGTGTGGTATTTTAGAAGACCCGTGGGCTGCTCCACCTGAAGATGCTTACGAGTTAACAGCACCGATTGAATTAACTCCAGATGAAGCAGATGTTATTGAAATTGAATTTACAAAAGGGGTTCCTGTTGCGATTAATGGAGAATATCTACCTTTAGATGAACTAATCCTTCATTTAAATCAATTAGCGGGTAAACATGGGGTTGGTCGAATCGATCACGTTGAAAATCGTCTTGTCGGAATAAAATCACGTGAGGTATATGAATGTCCAGCAGCAATGACACTATTGAAAGCTCATAAAGAACTTGAAGATTTAACATTAGTAAAAGAAGTAGCACACTTTAAGCCAATTATTGAACAAAAAATAACGGAATTAATTTATAACGGGCTATGGTTTTCACCGTTGAAGCAAGCGTTAGAAGCATTCCTAAAAGAAACACAAAAGCACGTGACTGGAACGGTTCGTGTCAAATTATTTAAAGGGCATGCGATTGTAGAAGGAAGAAAATCAGCCTATTCGCTTTATGATGAGAAGCTTGCGACGTATACATCTGATGATTCATTTGATCATGATGCAGCAGTCGGTTTCATTTCTCTTTGGGGGCTTCCGACAAAGGTTAATAGTATTGTCAAAACGAAGAAGGTGGAAGTATGA
- the argH gene encoding argininosuccinate lyase, with product MTKLWGGRFQKTPAQWVDEFNASISFDQKLVEEDIEGSLAHVAMLKETKILTEEEAGQIKKGLETLKQKALNGQLSFSVQYEDIHLNIEKLLIDEIGPVGGKLHTGRSRNDQVATDMHLYLRKQLQVIIEQIQSLQHALITRADENVETIIPGYTHLQRAQPISFAHHLLAYFWMLERDKERFQESLKRVNISPLGSAALAGTTFPIDRFYTAEKLGFDSIYPNSLDAVSDRDFIVEFLSNSSLLMVHLSRFCEELILWCSQEFQFIEMDDAYSTGSSIMPQKKNPDMAELIRGKSGRVFGNLVSLLTVLKGLPLAYNKDLQEDKEGMFDTVETIQGCLEIMTGMVKTFVVKKENMEKSVQQDFSNATELADYLAKKGLPFRKAHEVVGKLVYQCIERGIYLNDLSFEDYKLAHHLFDKDVYEVINPYTAVNKRNSEGGTGFSAVQKQLQLAKSKVTN from the coding sequence ATGACCAAATTGTGGGGCGGGCGTTTTCAAAAAACGCCCGCACAATGGGTGGATGAATTCAACGCTTCAATATCATTTGACCAAAAGTTAGTAGAGGAAGATATTGAGGGAAGTCTCGCTCATGTAGCAATGTTGAAGGAGACAAAAATTTTAACAGAAGAAGAAGCGGGGCAAATTAAAAAGGGGTTAGAAACCTTAAAGCAAAAAGCACTAAATGGCCAATTATCTTTCTCGGTTCAATATGAAGATATTCACTTGAACATTGAAAAGCTCCTTATAGACGAAATTGGACCGGTAGGGGGAAAACTTCATACGGGGAGAAGTCGTAACGATCAAGTGGCTACCGATATGCATTTATATTTACGAAAGCAACTACAAGTTATTATCGAACAAATCCAATCGTTGCAGCATGCTCTAATAACAAGAGCAGACGAAAATGTAGAAACGATTATCCCAGGCTATACACACTTACAACGTGCTCAACCAATATCATTTGCTCACCATTTACTGGCTTATTTTTGGATGCTTGAACGTGATAAGGAGCGCTTTCAAGAATCATTGAAGCGAGTCAATATTAGCCCGTTAGGAAGCGCGGCTTTAGCTGGGACAACTTTTCCGATTGATCGATTTTACACAGCTGAAAAACTAGGATTCGATAGTATCTATCCTAACAGTTTAGATGCGGTAAGTGATCGGGATTTCATCGTTGAATTTTTAAGTAATAGTTCTTTGCTCATGGTCCATCTTTCGAGATTTTGTGAAGAACTCATACTTTGGTGTTCTCAAGAATTTCAATTTATCGAGATGGATGATGCGTATTCAACCGGAAGCAGTATCATGCCTCAAAAGAAAAACCCTGATATGGCAGAGTTAATCAGAGGAAAGTCAGGTAGAGTATTTGGGAATCTTGTTTCATTGTTGACGGTATTAAAAGGGTTACCACTTGCTTACAATAAAGATTTGCAAGAGGACAAAGAGGGCATGTTTGATACGGTTGAAACTATTCAAGGATGTTTGGAAATTATGACCGGAATGGTTAAAACGTTTGTCGTCAAAAAAGAAAACATGGAAAAAAGTGTACAGCAAGATTTTTCGAATGCAACTGAGCTCGCAGATTATTTGGCGAAAAAGGGTTTGCCGTTTCGAAAAGCGCATGAGGTTGTTGGGAAACTTGTCTATCAATGTATTGAACGTGGAATTTATTTAAACGATTTATCGTTTGAAGATTATAAGCTTGCTCACCATTTGTTTGATAAAGATGTATATGAAGTCATTAATCCTTATACAGCTGTCAATAAGCGAAACAGCGAAGGGGGTACCGGATTTTCTGCTGTGCAAAAGCAACTTCAACTTGCCAAATCCAAGGTGACAAATTAG
- a CDS encoding SDR family oxidoreductase, whose amino-acid sequence MRHAIITAGTKGLGRKVTERFLDLGYHVTVLYRSDYAKVEELLHTYHSQQDRMLFVQGDVTKKDDLTRLVNESMKRFGRIDCLVNNAGPYIFERKKLIDYTEDEWYEMVEGNLSAVFHLLKLVIPVMRKQQYGRIITYGFQGANDAPGWLHRSAFGAAKVGLVSLTKTIAIEEAEYGITANMVCPGNIVGDMKEATIAHAKKLMKNETPIGRSGTGEDIARIISFLCEEDSDFITGAVIEATGGENVINRFQA is encoded by the coding sequence GTGCGTCATGCAATCATAACTGCAGGTACAAAAGGGTTAGGGAGAAAGGTAACGGAGCGCTTTCTCGATTTAGGGTATCATGTAACAGTTTTATACCGAAGTGATTATGCAAAGGTTGAAGAGTTACTCCATACATATCATAGCCAGCAAGATCGCATGTTGTTTGTACAGGGAGATGTAACGAAAAAAGACGACTTAACGCGCCTTGTTAACGAAAGTATGAAACGATTTGGTCGAATTGATTGTTTAGTTAATAATGCAGGACCATACATTTTTGAGCGGAAAAAATTGATCGATTATACAGAAGATGAGTGGTACGAGATGGTCGAAGGAAATTTAAGTGCGGTCTTTCATCTGCTCAAATTGGTTATACCAGTCATGCGAAAACAGCAATATGGGCGCATTATAACTTATGGATTCCAAGGAGCGAATGATGCACCTGGGTGGCTTCATCGTTCAGCTTTTGGAGCAGCGAAAGTCGGATTAGTTTCACTGACGAAAACCATTGCCATTGAAGAAGCGGAATATGGTATTACAGCGAATATGGTTTGTCCAGGGAATATTGTTGGCGATATGAAAGAGGCGACAATAGCACATGCCAAAAAACTAATGAAGAATGAAACACCTATTGGTCGATCTGGAACAGGAGAAGACATTGCGCGAATCATTTCCTTTTTATGCGAAGAAGATTCCGATTTTATTACAGGTGCAGTGATAGAGGCAACTGGGGGAGAAAATGTAATTAATCGTTTTCAAGCATAA
- the ald gene encoding alanine dehydrogenase gives MNIGVPKEIKNNENRVAMTPAGVIHLTSAGHRVFIEKGAGNGSGFSDDQYREAGAEIVESAKEAWSKEMVMKVKEPLEEEYQYFREGLILFTYLHLAAEPELTKALIDHKVVGIAYETVQLSNGSLPLLTPMSEVAGRMSTQIGAQFLEKTKGGKGILLGGVPGVKRGKVTIIGGGVAGTNAAKIAIGFGADVTILDVNPERLRQLDDIFKQDVHTLMSNRYNIAESVKESDLVIGAVLIPGARAPKLVTKDMIEQMGEGSVVVDIAIDQGGIFETTDRITTHDNPTYEKHGVLHYAVANMPGAVPRTSTIALTNVTVPYAVQIANNGYVEAVKKNESLRKGLNTLNGYVTYRAVAEAHNLTYKSVDDLLP, from the coding sequence TTGAATATTGGTGTACCGAAAGAAATCAAAAATAATGAAAATCGGGTAGCAATGACACCTGCAGGGGTTATTCATTTAACGAGTGCAGGACATCGTGTGTTTATTGAAAAAGGTGCTGGAAATGGATCAGGTTTCTCGGATGATCAATATCGAGAAGCTGGAGCAGAAATTGTTGAAAGTGCGAAAGAGGCATGGTCAAAGGAAATGGTCATGAAAGTAAAGGAGCCGCTAGAAGAAGAATATCAATACTTTCGAGAAGGACTTATTTTATTCACGTATTTGCACTTAGCAGCAGAACCGGAGCTAACGAAAGCGTTAATTGATCATAAAGTAGTCGGGATAGCATATGAGACTGTGCAGCTATCAAACGGTTCCTTACCTCTATTAACACCAATGAGTGAAGTAGCTGGTAGAATGTCAACCCAAATTGGAGCTCAATTTTTAGAAAAGACAAAAGGTGGAAAAGGTATTTTACTTGGAGGAGTTCCTGGCGTGAAGCGAGGAAAGGTTACAATTATTGGTGGAGGCGTTGCTGGAACAAATGCCGCCAAAATAGCCATTGGTTTCGGGGCAGATGTTACGATTCTAGACGTCAATCCAGAACGACTTCGTCAGTTAGATGATATATTTAAACAAGATGTGCATACGTTAATGTCCAATCGTTATAATATAGCAGAATCAGTGAAGGAATCTGATCTTGTTATCGGAGCTGTTTTAATTCCTGGAGCAAGGGCTCCGAAATTAGTTACAAAAGATATGATTGAACAAATGGGAGAAGGCTCGGTCGTTGTGGATATTGCCATCGATCAAGGAGGTATATTTGAAACGACAGACAGAATTACGACTCATGATAACCCGACTTATGAAAAGCATGGAGTTCTCCATTATGCAGTCGCTAATATGCCTGGTGCTGTACCAAGAACTTCGACAATTGCTTTAACGAATGTAACAGTACCTTATGCAGTTCAAATTGCCAATAACGGATATGTGGAAGCTGTTAAGAAAAATGAGTCATTACGGAAAGGGTTGAATACGTTAAATGGTTATGTTACGTATCGCGCTGTTGCCGAAGCACATAATTTAACGTATAAATCAGTAGATGACCTTTTGCCGTAA
- a CDS encoding EAL and HDOD domain-containing protein gives MEVFVARQPIFNQLEETVAYELLYRHNEENKFSPMVDGDEATIDVIVNSFINIGIETLSYSKPCFINFTENLLKNDVPSYFLPQNIVVEVLESVSLTEEIIKYIQTLNERGFKVALDDFVLDSKDYKSILPFVDILKVDFLHTSKEMRTAIERTAKKYNISLLAEKVETREDYEEAKRLGYTYFQGYFFCKPTVISSHEVPSYLHSYIKIIELLSVEEPNIDVLTEYIKQDISLSHKLLKIANTRTLRPRQKIKSIRQAIMFIGFKELMKWVYILAIRENKPWGAKQNEELIKLCLVRGQMCELITQKYEKHHLRLSSFMTGMLSLMDTLLGLPMERILLDLPLDDEICAALKGKENELSLLLSITIAMERADWSTVSRLANVLQINEDCLPILFRQAYAWAEEVFMTTKPYASSM, from the coding sequence GTGGAAGTTTTCGTTGCACGACAACCGATCTTTAATCAATTAGAAGAGACTGTTGCTTATGAATTGTTATATAGACATAACGAAGAAAATAAGTTTAGCCCGATGGTCGATGGCGATGAGGCAACAATTGATGTGATTGTTAACAGTTTTATCAACATTGGTATTGAAACACTATCGTATTCGAAGCCGTGTTTTATCAATTTCACTGAAAACTTACTTAAAAACGATGTTCCTTCTTATTTTCTTCCACAGAACATAGTTGTAGAAGTTTTAGAGTCTGTATCGTTAACAGAGGAGATAATCAAATACATACAGACGTTAAATGAGAGAGGATTTAAGGTTGCGTTAGATGATTTTGTACTCGACAGTAAAGATTATAAATCCATTTTACCTTTTGTAGATATTTTGAAAGTAGACTTTTTACATACATCAAAGGAAATGAGAACAGCTATTGAACGAACGGCGAAGAAATATAATATTTCCTTACTAGCTGAAAAGGTTGAAACGAGAGAAGACTATGAAGAAGCAAAACGACTCGGATACACATATTTTCAAGGCTATTTCTTTTGTAAGCCAACAGTCATTAGCTCACATGAAGTTCCAAGCTATTTACATTCATACATTAAGATAATAGAGTTGCTTAGTGTAGAAGAACCTAATATTGATGTGTTGACAGAGTATATTAAACAAGATATATCTCTTTCTCATAAACTATTAAAAATTGCCAATACAAGAACACTGCGCCCTCGACAAAAAATTAAATCGATTCGTCAAGCGATCATGTTCATTGGATTTAAGGAACTGATGAAATGGGTTTATATTTTAGCCATTCGGGAAAATAAGCCTTGGGGTGCCAAACAAAATGAAGAACTCATCAAGTTATGTTTAGTGCGTGGGCAAATGTGTGAGCTGATAACGCAAAAATATGAAAAGCACCACTTGCGACTAAGTTCATTTATGACGGGAATGTTATCATTAATGGATACTTTATTAGGGCTTCCGATGGAAAGAATATTATTAGATTTGCCATTAGATGATGAGATATGTGCTGCGTTAAAAGGAAAAGAGAACGAATTGTCGCTATTGCTATCTATAACGATTGCGATGGAGAGAGCTGACTGGTCAACCGTTTCACGTTTAGCGAACGTACTACAAATTAATGAAGATTGCTTACCTATTTTATTTAGACAAGCATATGCGTGGGCTGAGGAAGTTTTTATGACCACGAAGCCTTATGCCTCCTCAATGTAA
- a CDS encoding metal-dependent hydrolase → MKISYHGHSVVMIETNGRKIIVDPFINGNSQTDLSVEELSVDVILLTHGHNDHVGDTVELAKKNDALVVAPFELASYIGTKGVNTHAMHIGGAYSFDFGHVKLTQAFHGSSYTEENGQVIYTGMPSGILFTAEGKTVYHAGDTALFSDMKMIGERHSIDVAFLPIGDNFTMGPEDAITAALWLKARKVVPIHYNTFPVIEQDPHNFVSQLPEEVGLVLSAGQSITL, encoded by the coding sequence GTGAAAATTTCTTATCATGGACATTCCGTTGTAATGATTGAAACAAATGGGAGAAAAATCATCGTTGATCCATTTATTAATGGAAATTCACAAACTGATTTATCGGTAGAAGAACTTTCGGTCGATGTTATACTCTTAACGCATGGTCACAATGATCACGTAGGAGATACTGTCGAGCTTGCGAAAAAAAATGATGCGCTAGTTGTGGCACCTTTTGAACTAGCCTCGTATATAGGGACTAAAGGGGTCAATACACATGCTATGCATATTGGGGGAGCTTATTCCTTTGATTTTGGTCATGTGAAGCTCACACAAGCATTTCATGGATCGAGTTATACAGAAGAGAACGGACAAGTTATATATACCGGAATGCCTTCTGGTATTTTGTTTACAGCCGAAGGAAAAACTGTCTATCATGCAGGAGATACGGCATTATTTTCGGACATGAAAATGATTGGAGAGCGTCACTCTATTGATGTAGCATTTTTGCCAATTGGAGATAATTTCACGATGGGTCCTGAGGATGCTATAACTGCTGCGTTATGGCTAAAAGCGAGAAAAGTAGTCCCAATTCATTACAATACGTTTCCGGTCATTGAGCAAGATCCTCACAACTTCGTTTCTCAATTACCAGAAGAGGTAGGACTTGTGTTGTCTGCGGGACAATCCATAACTTTATAG
- a CDS encoding DRTGG domain-containing protein has protein sequence MTTKHEQILQYIDSLPVGEKISVRQIAKVLNVSEGTAYRAIKDAENKGYVSTIERVGTIRIEQKKKENIEKLTYAEVVNIVDGQVLGGKAGLHKTLNKFVIGAMKLDAMMRYTGAGNLLIVGNRNNAQQSALQAGAAVLITGGFDTVEENKRIADELELPIISTSYDTFTVATMINRAIYDQLIKKEIVLVEDILTPIQNTVSLKPDDLVDTWYQYNRDTGHGRFPVVDVNFKVVGMVTSKDIMGQERHMIIEKVMTKNPITVSAKTSVASVAQMMVWEGIEVLPVVDEQGRIEGIISRQDVLKALQSIQRQPHTGEKIDDLITRHIVNPSGEAKETNVYRCEVTPQMTNQFGTISYGAFTTLVTEVANYHLRAQKKGELVVENMTLYFLKPVQMESVVEVRPTILDVGRKFGKIDVEVFQDGNIVGKAMLMVQLIDR, from the coding sequence TTGACGACGAAGCACGAGCAAATTTTGCAATATATTGATTCACTACCAGTAGGAGAAAAAATTTCAGTTCGACAAATAGCAAAAGTGTTGAATGTAAGTGAAGGAACGGCATACCGAGCGATAAAGGATGCCGAAAATAAAGGGTATGTTTCAACAATAGAACGTGTTGGGACAATTCGAATTGAACAAAAAAAGAAGGAAAACATTGAAAAACTAACGTACGCCGAAGTTGTAAACATTGTGGATGGACAAGTGCTCGGTGGTAAAGCGGGGTTACATAAAACATTAAATAAGTTTGTCATCGGTGCGATGAAGCTGGATGCCATGATGCGGTATACAGGTGCTGGGAACTTATTAATTGTCGGTAACCGAAATAACGCTCAACAATCAGCACTCCAAGCTGGTGCAGCAGTTTTGATTACAGGTGGATTTGATACAGTTGAAGAAAACAAGCGTATCGCAGATGAACTAGAGTTACCTATTATTTCTACAAGCTATGATACGTTCACGGTTGCAACGATGATTAACCGTGCCATATATGATCAATTAATTAAAAAGGAAATTGTTCTTGTTGAAGATATTTTAACGCCTATTCAAAACACCGTCTCATTAAAGCCAGATGACCTGGTTGATACGTGGTATCAATATAATCGTGACACTGGGCATGGGCGGTTTCCGGTTGTTGATGTAAATTTTAAAGTCGTTGGGATGGTAACATCAAAGGATATTATGGGACAAGAGCGACACATGATAATTGAAAAAGTCATGACGAAAAATCCCATTACAGTGTCAGCGAAAACATCTGTTGCTTCAGTCGCTCAAATGATGGTCTGGGAAGGAATTGAAGTGTTACCGGTTGTCGATGAACAAGGGAGAATTGAGGGAATTATAAGCCGTCAAGATGTGTTAAAGGCACTGCAATCGATTCAACGACAACCCCATACAGGTGAAAAAATTGATGATTTAATCACGCGGCATATTGTGAATCCATCCGGAGAAGCGAAGGAAACAAACGTGTATCGATGTGAAGTAACACCCCAAATGACGAATCAATTTGGGACGATATCTTACGGTGCCTTCACAACGCTTGTAACAGAAGTTGCAAATTATCATCTCCGTGCTCAAAAGAAAGGTGAGCTCGTTGTTGAAAATATGACGCTTTACTTTTTAAAACCGGTGCAAATGGAAAGTGTCGTAGAGGTTCGGCCAACGATTTTGGATGTAGGGCGTAAGTTCGGAAAAATTGACGTAGAAGTATTTCAAGATGGTAATATCGTTGGAAAGGCCATGTTAATGGTTCAGCTTATCGACCGTTAG
- a CDS encoding YtpI family protein, translating to MPIFVVLIVVSLSFYVFYKTKFFRTKRPMEKQWISSKSSMALGSFVFFFGLNQLFLFRSNVSTIVGVIFILVGGLSLWAGYRAYKYYLPLAIEEAKELNR from the coding sequence ATGCCAATATTCGTCGTATTGATTGTAGTCTCACTATCTTTTTATGTGTTCTATAAAACGAAATTCTTCCGAACAAAGCGCCCGATGGAAAAGCAGTGGATTTCCTCAAAATCGAGCATGGCACTGGGCTCGTTCGTTTTCTTCTTTGGGCTCAATCAGCTCTTTTTATTTCGTTCCAACGTGTCAACCATCGTAGGTGTCATCTTCATTCTCGTTGGCGGACTAAGTTTATGGGCAGGATACCGAGCTTACAAATATTATCTTCCTTTAGCAATTGAAGAAGCTAAAGAACTAAACCGTTAA
- a CDS encoding DHH family phosphoesterase: MKKEILAKIKEYDTIIVHRHVRPDPDAFGSQCGLAELLKASFPNKRIFVAGEDEPSLDFMYKMDDIQDDMYEGALVIVCDTANVDRICDQRYKTGDFIIKIDHHPNEDPYGDMLWVDTNASSVSEMIYEFYLAGKEDGLQMTDEAARLIYAGIVGDTGRFLFPSTTKKTFKYASELIEYHFSPTDIYNEMYKMKRSVATLNGYVLQNFLMKESGAAYISLTKELLQQFSVTASEASQLVGSLGNIEGVKAWVFFVEEDNQIRVRLRSKGPVINELAKKYNGGGHPMASGATIYQWEDAEKVVEDLDFLCINY; the protein is encoded by the coding sequence ATGAAAAAAGAAATATTAGCGAAAATTAAAGAGTACGATACCATTATCGTTCATCGTCACGTTCGTCCCGACCCTGATGCATTTGGCTCACAATGCGGTTTGGCAGAGCTGTTGAAAGCATCTTTCCCTAATAAGCGTATCTTCGTTGCTGGGGAAGATGAGCCGTCGCTTGATTTTATGTACAAAATGGATGATATTCAAGATGATATGTATGAAGGGGCGCTTGTCATTGTCTGTGATACGGCAAATGTAGACCGAATTTGTGACCAACGCTATAAGACAGGTGACTTTATTATTAAGATTGACCACCATCCAAATGAGGATCCATATGGAGACATGCTATGGGTAGATACAAATGCAAGTTCTGTTAGTGAAATGATTTATGAGTTTTATTTAGCAGGGAAGGAAGATGGGCTGCAAATGACAGATGAAGCAGCTCGACTTATTTACGCAGGCATTGTAGGTGACACGGGAAGATTCTTATTTCCAAGTACGACGAAGAAAACGTTCAAGTATGCTAGCGAATTAATTGAATACCATTTCTCTCCAACAGATATTTACAATGAAATGTATAAAATGAAGCGATCAGTTGCGACATTAAATGGTTATGTACTTCAAAATTTCTTAATGAAAGAGTCTGGTGCAGCTTATATTTCACTGACAAAAGAGCTTCTACAACAGTTTTCTGTAACCGCATCAGAAGCTTCTCAATTAGTTGGATCACTGGGGAATATTGAAGGTGTAAAGGCATGGGTATTCTTCGTAGAGGAAGACAATCAAATTCGTGTAAGGCTAAGGTCAAAAGGACCTGTAATCAATGAACTGGCTAAAAAGTACAACGGTGGTGGACATCCTATGGCTTCTGGGGCTACCATCTATCAATGGGAAGATGCTGAAAAAGTAGTAGAAGATTTAGATTTTCTATGTATAAACTATTAA